The Acidobacteriota bacterium genome contains a region encoding:
- a CDS encoding GYD domain-containing protein: protein MSKYIIFYSYSNAAVKGMIDHPSDRTAAAREMAASVGGSVEAGYWMQGNHDGFIIVDFPDSVSAAAISAAVAATGAMSSIETHEIFDDVQQEAIVKAAKTALQAYTPPH, encoded by the coding sequence ATGTCCAAGTACATTATTTTCTACTCATACTCGAACGCTGCGGTCAAAGGTATGATCGATCATCCCAGCGACCGAACCGCAGCCGCGAGAGAAATGGCCGCTTCAGTCGGTGGATCGGTCGAAGCTGGCTATTGGATGCAGGGGAACCATGACGGCTTTATTATCGTCGACTTTCCCGACAGTGTCAGCGCCGCTGCCATATCTGCGGCCGTAGCGGCTACTGGGGCAATGTCGAGTATCGAAACCCACGAAATCTTCGACGATGTTCAACAGGAAGCGATCGTGAAAGCTGCCAAGACGGCTCTGCAGGCCTACACACCACCGCACTAG